One genomic region from Kwoniella dejecticola CBS 10117 chromosome 1, complete sequence encodes:
- a CDS encoding T-complex protein 1, theta subunit produces MSLKVPKAGGPDLFKAGYKHMSGLEEAVLRNIAAVGELSEIVRTSFGPNGRNKLIINHLGRLFVTSDAATIIREIEVAHPAAKLLVMASTAQEAEMGDATNLVLIFAGELLKRSEHLLTMGLHPSDVIQGYEMAVAKGREELETLISNTIPSSPLPTTEQLSKAVATSLASKQPGCEDFLSNLVAEASLAVMPKNPKDFNVDSVRVVKVLGGGLEASRVVRGMVFGREPEGIVKNATKAKVAVYTCGLDISQTETKGTVLLKKADDLLNFSRGEEKQLEGYFKEIADSGVKLIIAGSGIGDLALHYLNRLNIGVIKVLSKFDLRRLCRVVGATPLARLGAPTSEEAGMVDVFETVEIGGDRVTVLRQEEGEKTRTATIVLRGATANYLDDLERSLDDGINTVRILLRDGRQVPGAGSSEIEVARRVSEYGGKTSGLAQHSIKRWAEALEVVPRTLAENAGLNAEDVVSALYKSHSEGRSDAGVDIESETDGVVESTKEKGILDPFAAKDWAIKLATDAAISVLRVDSIIVAKQAGLAPPKQQGHWDDD; encoded by the exons ATGTCGTTGAAAGTACCAAAAGCTGGTGGGCCAGACCTTTTCAAGGCTGGATACAAG CATATGTCTGGTCTGGAAGAGGCCGTATTGAGGAATATAGCTGCCGTAGGAGAGTTGAGCGAAATTGTTCGAACTTCTTTCGGTCCTAATG GTCgaaacaagctgatcatcaatcacttgGGAAGACTTTTCGTCACTTCGGATGCTGCGACCATCATTCGAGAAATTGAAGTCGCTCATCCCGCTGCTAAGCTTTTGGTGATGGCAAGTACAGCCCAAGAAGCCGAG ATGGGAGACGCAACCAACTTagtcttgatcttcgctggAGAATTGTTGAAACGATCAGAGCACCTTCTGACTATGGGTCTACACCCTTCTGATGTGATTCAAGGATACGAGATGGCTGTTGCTaaaggtcgagaagaacTAGAAA CCCTCATTTCCAACACGATCCCGTCATCCCCCTTACCAACTACCGAGCAACTATCGAAAGCTGTAGCCACCTCCCTTGCTTCCAAACAACCGGGATGCGAAGATTTCCTTTCCAATCTCGTTGCTGAGGCTTCCCTTGCTGTCATGCCTAAGAACCCTAAGGACTTCAACGTCGACTCGGTCAGAGTGGTCAAAGTGTTGGGAGGAGGACTGGAAGCTAGTAGGGTTGTGAGGGGTATGGTCTTCGGTAGAGAGCCTGAAG GTATCGTGAAGAACGCTACGAAGGCCAAGGTTGCCGTCTACACCTGTGGTCTTGACATCTCGCAAACGGAGACGAAAGGAACCGTCTTGCTGAAAAAGGCGGACGATCTGCTGAACTTCTCCCGAGGGGAGGAGAAGCAACTTGAAGGC TACTTCAAAGAGATCGCCGACTCGGGtgtcaagctcatcattgCTGGTTCGGGTATTGGGGATCTCGCTTTGCACTACCTCAACAGGCTGAACATCGGTGTCATCAAAGTTTTGTCCAAATTCGATCTGCGAAGATTGTGTCGAGTGGTTGGTGCGACTCCTTTGGCTAGATTGGGTGCTCCAACATCCGAAGAAGCAGGTATGGTGGATGTCTTTGAGACCGTTGAGATTGGTGGAGATCGAGTCACAGTTCTAAGACAagaggaaggcgagaagacaCGAACAGCCACTATCGTGCTCCGAGGAGCAACTGCCAATTACTTGGACGACTTGGAACGATCATTAGATGACGGAATCAACACGGTCAGAATACTGTTAAGAGATGGCAGACAAGTCCCAGGAGCTGGATCGAGTGAAATCGAAGTTGCCAGACGGGTGTCGGAGTACGGAGGAAAGACTTCAGGTTTAGCTCAACATTCAATCAAGAGATGGGCCGAGGCCTTGGAGGTAGTACCCCGAACTTTGGCTGAGAATGCGGGTCTCAACGCGGAAGACGTAGTTTCGGCATTGTACAAATCGCATTCGGAAGGTCGAAGTGATGCGGGTGTAGATATCGAATCTGAGACGGATGGTGTAGTTGAGTCGacgaaggaaaagggaataCTTGATCCGTTCGCGGCGAAAGATTGGGCCATCAAGCTCGCTACTGACGCTGCTATCAGTGTACTTAGAGTAGATAGTATCATCGTGGCTAAGCAGGCTGGATTAGCTCCGCCCAAACAACAAGGTCATTGGGATGACGATTAG